A part of Vicugna pacos chromosome 14, VicPac4, whole genome shotgun sequence genomic DNA contains:
- the LOC140685584 gene encoding uncharacterized protein, whose product MNEGERGSRGPEGGTPSVLRHSLSPLASHPPLYSASRGVRGGREGGGTAGEGEARGGGGKAEKCPPSPDNSEATSTPLPAAAAAAAKPSRSLCTKAAPSECRLPLATRRRRQAPSSVSLKPPLPAPPAPPAPLGPPPTPRGPFQTPWARGVCFVRKRWPRLRPARRGLERGGGGAPGTVSPATRRGRARRDAGSSRSTAGARRRRWQREPRDRSITGSHGARAFSSLRAGASARHTSSGRKGPAPEPPRSAAGRALAPTVRAALVLFLRSPLVLTPLLPRPGREGARRRRRRLLSRRRWWPDGLVQRLQPTPFKATRATASRVSAPGSPSPPPRHESGFLLRRVAELSSPSPHLGSPPARAARAPSEDAPSPGAAGSAEGRWLLMIGAPFYAVHLPLPCGPLALPRAGASQPGRCCSCLQLTA is encoded by the exons ATGAACGAGGGTGAACGGGGCAGCCGGGGACCCGAAGGGGGGACCCCTTCAGTCCTTCGCCATTCACTTTCCCCTCTAGCTTCACACCCCCCTTTATATTCCGCTTCACGTGGGGTgcggggcgggagggagggaggggggacagcaggggagggggaggcgagaggagggggtgggaaagCCGAGAAATGCCCACCTTCTCCGGACAACTCCGAAGCCACCTCCACCCCTCTTCCCGCCGCGGCGGCGGCCGCTGCAAAACCCTCCCGGTCGCTCTGCACGAAGGCAGCGCCGAGCGAGTGTCGCCTTCCCCTCGCCACCCGCCGCCGCCGGCAAGCCCCGAGCTCAGTGTCGCTCAAACCTCCCCTCCcggccccgccggccccgccggCCCCGCTCGGCCCTCCCCCCACGCCCCGCGGACCCTTTCAAACCCCCTGGGCTCGCGGCGTCTGCTTCGTGAGGAAACGCTGGCCGCGGCTGAGGCCGGCGCGGCGAGGCTTGGagcggggcggcggcggggcgccCGGTACGGTGAGCCCAGCAACGAGGCGCGGGCGGGCGCGCAGAGACGCCGGGTCCTCGCGGAGCACGGCcggggcgcggcggcggcggtggcagcGGGAGCCCAGGGACCGCTCCATCACTGGCAGCCATGGAGCCCGAGCATTTTCCTCCCTCCGGGCAGGCGCCTCGGCTCGGCACACGTCCTCGGGGAGGAAGGGGCCGGCGCCCGAGCCTCCCCGGAGCGCGGCGGGACGTGCGCTAGCGCCGACGGTGCGAGCGGCTCTCGTCCTCTTCCTCCGCAGCCCGCTGGTCCTCACCCCGCTGCTCCCGCGGCCCGGGCGGGAGGGGGCCcgcaggcggcggcggcgactcctTTCTCGGCGGCGTTGGTGGCCAGACGGGCTGGTGCAGCGACTGCAGCCGACGCCGTTCAAAGCAACGAGAG CAACAGCATCACGAGTTTCAGCTCCCGGGAGTCCGTCGCCGCCGCCACGACATGAGTCAGGCTTTCTTCTTCGGCGCGTGGCGGAGCTCTCCTCCCCCTCGCCGCACCTGGGCTCGCCCCCTGCCCGCGCAGCCCGCGCCCCCTCAGAGGATGCCCCATCGCCGGGAGCTGCGGGGTCCGCGGAAGGCCGGTGGCTCCTCATGATAGGCGCTCCCTTTTACGCAGTGCACTTGCCGCTGCCATGCGGTCCCCTCGCCCTTCCACGGGCAGGGGCGAGCCAGCCGGGCAGATGCTGCAGCTGTTTGCAGTTAACTGCCTAA